The proteins below come from a single Microbacterium sp. SLBN-154 genomic window:
- a CDS encoding MFS transporter — protein sequence MAGYRDLLRTPGVARIIAAQLTARFPNGMTSLAVLLHIEQVTGSYGAAGLVLAATSVGQAVAGPVTSRWMGLWGMRRVLSITLAICAVAIATLALVEMPLPAYMVLGLIAGLSTPPVQSAVRTIYPKMVNSRQLTPLFSLDASLQEIIWIIAPVLVTFVATQVGTVEALVLIVVILVGGGLWFILSPEVGRVRIPRSRRRLGRVLAKPPVLLATVIGFLLIGGCAAVEAGVVATFGHSGLEAGLVLAVFSIGSLAGGLGFGHIPIGPWAMARRMGIFTLGLLLALISLDVWWLGGTLFLAGIGIAPALAVLFAMTSASVKFSETAEAYGWIGTGQLIGAAAGSAVAGFLIDGVGPQGAYMAAAAFAGVGFLVAVVFVRGFPDLRGRDASPIPDTEPVSTIT from the coding sequence GTGGCGGGATATCGAGACCTTCTGCGCACCCCCGGAGTGGCGCGCATCATCGCCGCACAGCTGACCGCCCGCTTCCCCAACGGCATGACGAGTCTGGCCGTCCTGCTGCACATCGAGCAGGTGACCGGCTCCTACGGCGCGGCGGGACTGGTCCTGGCCGCCACCTCCGTCGGACAGGCGGTCGCGGGCCCCGTCACCAGCCGGTGGATGGGCCTGTGGGGCATGCGACGGGTGCTCTCCATCACCCTCGCGATCTGCGCGGTCGCGATCGCGACGCTGGCCCTCGTGGAGATGCCGCTGCCCGCCTATATGGTGCTGGGCCTGATCGCCGGGCTGTCGACGCCCCCGGTCCAGTCGGCCGTGCGCACGATCTACCCCAAGATGGTCAACTCCCGTCAGCTGACACCCCTGTTCTCGCTCGACGCCTCGCTGCAGGAGATCATCTGGATCATCGCCCCGGTCCTGGTGACGTTCGTGGCGACCCAGGTCGGCACGGTCGAGGCCCTGGTCCTGATCGTGGTGATCCTCGTCGGCGGCGGACTGTGGTTCATCCTGTCGCCCGAGGTCGGGCGCGTGCGCATCCCTCGAAGCCGCCGACGCCTCGGACGGGTGCTGGCCAAGCCGCCCGTCCTCCTGGCCACCGTCATCGGCTTCCTCCTCATCGGCGGCTGCGCCGCGGTCGAGGCCGGAGTCGTGGCGACGTTCGGCCACAGCGGATTGGAGGCCGGTCTCGTCCTGGCGGTCTTCTCCATCGGGAGCCTCGCGGGCGGGCTCGGGTTCGGTCACATCCCCATCGGCCCGTGGGCCATGGCGCGACGCATGGGCATCTTCACCCTGGGACTCCTCCTCGCCCTGATCTCCCTCGATGTGTGGTGGCTGGGCGGCACCCTCTTCCTCGCCGGGATCGGAATCGCCCCGGCCCTGGCGGTGCTCTTCGCGATGACCTCGGCGAGCGTGAAGTTCAGCGAGACCGCCGAGGCCTACGGATGGATCGGCACCGGGCAGCTCATCGGCGCCGCCGCGGGGTCGGCCGTCGCCGGCTTCCTCATCGACGGCGTGGGTCCGCAGGGCGCCTACATGGCGGCCGCGGCCTTCGCGGGCGTCGGCTTCCTCGTCGCGGTGGTGTTCGTCCGGGGCTTCCCCGATCTCCGGGGGCGCGACGCCAGCCCGATCCCCGACACCGAGCCGGTCTCGACGATCACCTGA
- a CDS encoding pilus assembly protein CpaE, whose protein sequence is MISTDLALELRAAGLVWHPTSGDRFQLDEPEFDADVFTVSEMTIEPREYPTGRILAFNGTTEWALDSVALEDALWLPHESQLRELLRGAFRSLRRLVDTHQVEIELGGDVIVFEHPEPADAYAMAVLELLRRIQ, encoded by the coding sequence ATGATCTCGACCGACCTCGCCCTCGAGCTGCGCGCGGCGGGTCTCGTGTGGCATCCGACATCGGGCGATCGCTTCCAACTCGACGAACCCGAGTTCGACGCCGACGTCTTCACCGTCAGCGAGATGACCATCGAACCGCGCGAGTACCCGACCGGTCGCATCCTGGCCTTCAACGGCACGACCGAGTGGGCGCTCGACTCCGTCGCGCTCGAAGACGCCCTGTGGCTGCCTCATGAAAGTCAGCTGCGGGAGCTCCTGCGCGGGGCGTTCCGGTCGCTGCGGCGGCTCGTCGACACGCATCAGGTGGAGATCGAGCTGGGCGGCGATGTCATCGTCTTCGAGCACCCCGAGCCCGCCGACGCGTATGCGATGGCCGTCCTGGAGCTGCTGCGCCGCATCCAGTAG
- a CDS encoding alpha/beta fold hydrolase, protein MFPVTLPRISWGDPRAARRALLVHGLGSTAALMWRYGVALAEDGWLSDAVDLRGHGVAPRVLDYTMPAYAADLARTRPEEGDETWDLVIGHSLGGAATTLAAADTPGWARRVILIDPAIHLSDHDREVVRRSQEEAFADPTEAAVRAAHPQWHPHDIELKALAARQASRWAVEQTSLQNPAWDVREALARLDVDVDILAADPGVYSIFDGPLAAEVRAANSRVRMTVVAGAGHSPHRDKPEETVAELRRVMQERRTMGS, encoded by the coding sequence ATGTTTCCGGTGACTCTCCCCCGCATCTCCTGGGGCGATCCGCGCGCGGCGCGGCGCGCTCTCCTCGTCCACGGCCTCGGCTCCACGGCGGCACTGATGTGGCGCTACGGCGTGGCGCTGGCCGAAGACGGATGGCTCTCCGACGCCGTCGACCTGCGCGGGCACGGCGTCGCCCCGCGCGTGCTCGACTACACCATGCCCGCCTACGCCGCCGATCTCGCCCGCACCCGCCCCGAGGAGGGCGATGAGACGTGGGATCTCGTCATCGGCCACTCCCTCGGCGGCGCGGCGACCACGCTGGCCGCCGCCGACACTCCCGGATGGGCGCGCCGCGTCATCCTGATCGATCCCGCCATCCACCTCTCCGACCACGACCGCGAGGTCGTGCGACGCAGTCAGGAAGAGGCCTTCGCCGACCCGACGGAGGCCGCCGTGCGTGCGGCGCACCCGCAGTGGCATCCCCATGACATCGAGCTCAAAGCCCTCGCGGCCCGGCAGGCCAGCCGCTGGGCGGTGGAGCAGACGAGCCTGCAGAACCCCGCGTGGGACGTGCGCGAAGCCCTGGCGCGCCTCGATGTCGATGTCGACATCCTGGCCGCGGATCCGGGGGTGTACAGCATCTTCGACGGGCCGCTCGCCGCCGAGGTGCGCGCAGCCAACAGCCGGGTGCGGATGACGGTCGTCGCCGGTGCCGGACACTCGCCGCACCGCGACAAGCCCGAGGAGACCGTCGCCGAGCTGCGCCGGGTGATGCAGGAGAGACGGACAATGGGATCGTGA
- a CDS encoding acyl-CoA dehydrogenase family protein has product MTEPETILPPDLLERFRERASTHDRENTFPAADLDELRAIGYLALLVPEALGGRGLALAEVARLQQRLATAAPATALAINMHLVWTGVARQLLDRGIDDLRFVLEGAAAGEVFAFGISEAGNDLVLFGSDTAAEPQPDGAYAFTGTKIFTTLSPVWTQLGLHGLDTRSADGPRIVYAFVPRGEEAAGRVRIRDDWDTLGMRATQSRTTELHGAVAPAERVVRRVAPGPQPDPLVFGIFSVFELLIASVYTGIARRALDLAVLSARSRHSKKTGAPLSDDPDIRRRVATMAMTYDALPPQISVLSADVDARVEHGERWFSLLAGVKHRAVAAAKQVVDEAMLVAGGSSFFARNELSRLYRDVLAGQFHPSDPESAHAALATAWLGPVGDAP; this is encoded by the coding sequence GTGACCGAACCGGAGACGATCCTCCCGCCGGACCTGCTCGAGCGTTTCCGTGAGCGCGCGAGCACGCACGACCGCGAGAACACCTTCCCCGCAGCCGACCTCGACGAGCTCCGTGCGATCGGGTACCTCGCCCTCCTCGTACCGGAGGCCCTCGGGGGACGAGGACTCGCCCTCGCCGAGGTCGCGCGTCTGCAGCAGCGCCTCGCCACCGCGGCCCCGGCCACGGCGCTCGCGATCAACATGCACCTGGTCTGGACGGGCGTCGCGCGCCAGCTGCTCGACCGCGGCATCGACGATCTGAGGTTCGTGCTGGAGGGCGCGGCGGCCGGCGAGGTGTTCGCCTTCGGCATCAGCGAGGCGGGCAACGACCTCGTGCTCTTCGGCAGCGACACCGCCGCCGAGCCGCAGCCCGACGGTGCATACGCCTTCACCGGAACGAAGATCTTCACCACCCTGTCCCCCGTCTGGACGCAGCTGGGGCTGCACGGCCTCGACACCCGCTCGGCCGACGGCCCGCGGATCGTCTACGCCTTCGTGCCGCGAGGCGAAGAGGCCGCGGGGCGGGTGCGCATCCGCGACGACTGGGACACCCTCGGCATGCGCGCCACCCAGTCCCGCACGACCGAGCTCCACGGCGCCGTCGCGCCGGCCGAGCGCGTGGTCAGGCGCGTCGCGCCCGGGCCTCAGCCCGACCCGCTCGTGTTCGGCATCTTCAGCGTGTTCGAACTGCTCATCGCCTCGGTGTACACCGGCATCGCGCGGCGGGCTCTCGATCTCGCGGTCCTGTCCGCGAGGTCACGGCACTCCAAGAAGACCGGTGCACCCCTCAGCGACGACCCCGACATCCGTCGGCGCGTGGCGACCATGGCGATGACCTACGACGCGCTTCCTCCCCAGATCTCCGTGCTGAGCGCAGACGTCGACGCGCGCGTCGAACACGGTGAGCGATGGTTCTCGCTGCTCGCCGGTGTGAAGCACCGTGCGGTCGCAGCGGCCAAACAGGTGGTCGACGAGGCGATGCTGGTCGCAGGAGGATCCTCGTTCTTCGCCCGGAACGAGCTGTCCCGCCTCTATCGCGACGTCCTCGCCGGGCAGTTCCATCCCTCCGATCCCGAGTCGGCGCACGCCGCCCTCGCCACCGCCTGGCTGGGTCCGGTGGGCGACGCGCCGTAA
- a CDS encoding baeRF11 domain-containing protein — MLPADIPTTAHLLELIDARDDASVTIALPSSPVPSDHDNVRADLRSAVSEAGRMLAQKDLDAGRVEAVVEALRALDADQEFWRHQSRSLVIFASSTRLETFRLANRVERNVAVGDRFDAGALLRATAFPHRAFIVQISQGGARLTEISADHGVVERELHLPDDHHTLLEHATNDGQADMPRSQGSTGDRIERERYCRVVQDDVVTIAPRDVPVILAATVDLEPAYRAVNTHPRLLEAKIDAHPDSLDDAELEQKARAILDAEFSRELSEWRELFGTRRADDLATSRLVEVAAAATAAAVDELLFDIDATLEGQIDEFGVVTTVEEPTASAYAVVDEIAARVLRGGGTVRGVRNGDLVDGSPVAALLRFPVSAPAEG, encoded by the coding sequence ATGCTGCCCGCAGACATCCCCACCACTGCCCATCTGCTCGAGCTGATCGACGCGCGTGATGACGCGAGTGTCACGATCGCCCTCCCCTCTTCGCCGGTTCCGTCCGATCATGACAACGTCCGTGCGGACCTCCGAAGTGCCGTCTCGGAGGCCGGCCGGATGCTCGCGCAGAAAGACCTCGATGCAGGACGCGTGGAGGCGGTCGTCGAGGCCCTCCGTGCCTTGGACGCCGATCAGGAGTTCTGGCGTCACCAGTCCCGATCTCTCGTCATCTTCGCCTCCTCCACACGCCTCGAAACCTTCCGCCTGGCCAACCGGGTCGAGCGCAACGTCGCCGTCGGCGATCGGTTCGACGCAGGAGCACTCCTGCGCGCGACGGCGTTCCCGCATCGCGCCTTCATCGTCCAGATCTCCCAGGGTGGGGCTCGCCTCACTGAGATCAGCGCCGACCACGGCGTCGTGGAACGCGAGCTGCACCTTCCCGACGACCATCACACGCTCCTCGAGCACGCCACGAACGACGGTCAGGCCGACATGCCGCGCTCGCAGGGTTCGACCGGAGACCGCATCGAGCGCGAACGCTACTGCCGGGTCGTGCAGGACGACGTCGTCACCATCGCGCCCCGCGATGTTCCCGTGATCCTGGCCGCCACCGTCGACCTCGAACCGGCCTACCGCGCGGTCAACACCCACCCTCGACTTCTCGAAGCGAAGATCGACGCCCACCCCGATTCGCTCGATGACGCCGAACTCGAGCAGAAGGCGCGGGCGATCCTCGACGCGGAGTTCTCACGGGAGCTGTCGGAGTGGCGCGAGCTGTTCGGCACGCGCAGAGCCGATGACCTGGCGACCAGTCGCCTTGTCGAGGTCGCCGCGGCGGCGACGGCCGCGGCCGTCGACGAGCTCCTCTTCGACATCGACGCAACCCTCGAGGGCCAGATCGACGAGTTCGGCGTCGTCACCACCGTCGAGGAGCCGACAGCCTCGGCGTACGCCGTCGTCGATGAGATCGCTGCACGGGTGCTGCGTGGCGGAGGGACCGTGCGCGGGGTCCGCAACGGGGACCTCGTGGACGGATCACCCGTGGCGGCACTCCTGCGTTTCCCGGTCTCAGCACCGGCTGAGGGGTGA
- a CDS encoding DUF445 domain-containing protein produces MARTPTALLSPADQQRRRGLRTMKAVALGALLAMAVVFAIAFSLQEQVPWLGYVRAAAEGGMVGALADWFAVTALFRHPLGLPIPHTAIIPKRKDEIGRTLGEFVETEFLRGDVVRTKLAATHVSRRAGEWLREPAHAARVGSEASVIAAGVLRALSDDDVRDVIEELAREHVLVPEWGPPVGAWLGRVIDAGAHHSAVDLAAETIDHWLAANRVAFEGLVSRRLPSWVPRIAQRLVDETVYNEAVKFVAAVRADPDHPARHAIDGYLERLARNLQTDPTTIGRLEDAKGALFDSPRVRELAAQAWGTAKSGLLAALDNPDSGLRRRLADALADIGDRLVTDTALQQRADGWVTEAAVFLVDRYRHDIASIITDTVEKWDAEETTEKIELMVGRDLQYIRLNGTIVGSLAGLVIYTIARAIWG; encoded by the coding sequence ATGGCGCGTACCCCGACGGCTCTGCTGAGCCCCGCCGACCAGCAGCGGCGTCGCGGCCTGCGCACGATGAAGGCCGTGGCCCTGGGCGCTCTGCTGGCGATGGCCGTGGTGTTCGCCATCGCGTTCTCGCTGCAGGAGCAGGTGCCCTGGCTCGGCTACGTCCGTGCGGCCGCCGAGGGCGGGATGGTGGGAGCGCTTGCGGACTGGTTCGCGGTGACGGCGCTGTTCCGTCATCCGCTCGGTCTCCCGATTCCGCACACCGCCATCATCCCCAAGCGCAAGGACGAGATCGGCCGCACGCTCGGCGAATTCGTCGAGACGGAGTTCCTGCGTGGTGACGTGGTGCGCACCAAGCTCGCCGCGACCCACGTGTCCCGGCGGGCAGGCGAGTGGCTCCGCGAGCCGGCGCATGCCGCCCGGGTGGGTTCCGAAGCCTCGGTGATCGCCGCCGGCGTCCTGCGCGCCCTGAGCGACGACGACGTGCGAGACGTCATCGAAGAGCTCGCGCGCGAGCACGTGCTCGTTCCGGAGTGGGGGCCTCCCGTCGGCGCGTGGCTCGGCCGGGTGATCGACGCGGGCGCCCACCACAGCGCCGTCGATCTGGCTGCCGAGACGATCGACCACTGGCTCGCCGCCAACAGGGTGGCCTTCGAGGGCCTGGTCTCGCGGCGCCTGCCCAGCTGGGTGCCTCGCATCGCGCAGCGCCTGGTCGACGAGACGGTGTACAACGAAGCGGTCAAGTTCGTGGCGGCCGTGCGCGCCGACCCCGACCATCCGGCGCGGCATGCGATCGACGGATATCTCGAGCGGCTCGCTCGGAACCTCCAGACCGATCCGACCACCATCGGACGCCTCGAAGACGCCAAGGGCGCCCTGTTCGACAGCCCCCGGGTCCGCGAGCTCGCCGCCCAGGCGTGGGGCACCGCGAAGTCGGGACTACTGGCGGCCCTCGACAACCCCGACAGCGGCCTGCGCCGCCGCCTGGCCGATGCCCTCGCCGACATCGGCGACCGCCTGGTGACCGACACCGCCCTGCAGCAGCGTGCCGACGGCTGGGTGACCGAGGCGGCGGTCTTCCTCGTCGACCGTTATCGCCACGACATCGCCTCGATCATCACCGACACCGTCGAGAAGTGGGACGCCGAGGAGACCACGGAGAAGATCGAGCTCATGGTCGGCCGTGACCTCCAGTACATCCGGCTCAACGGCACGATCGTCGGATCGCTGGCGGGTCTCGTCATCTACACGATCGCCCGCGCCATCTGGGGATGA
- a CDS encoding gamma-glutamylcyclotransferase family protein gives MESVGDELLFSYGTLQQPEVQLDTFGRIVEAEPDILPGFTVDYAEIVDERVVDVSGHAVHPIVRPTGNPLDKVVGKVLSVTEDELDAADEYEVSLYRRISAPLASGRVAWVYVSV, from the coding sequence GTGGAATCGGTGGGCGACGAACTGCTGTTCAGCTACGGCACTCTCCAGCAGCCCGAGGTGCAGCTGGACACCTTCGGCAGGATCGTCGAGGCCGAGCCCGACATCCTGCCCGGATTCACGGTCGATTACGCCGAGATCGTCGACGAACGGGTGGTGGATGTCTCGGGCCACGCGGTGCACCCCATCGTGCGGCCGACGGGCAATCCGCTGGACAAGGTGGTGGGAAAGGTCCTGAGCGTCACCGAGGACGAGCTCGACGCCGCCGATGAGTACGAGGTGTCGCTCTATCGCCGCATCTCGGCCCCGCTCGCCAGCGGCCGCGTCGCCTGGGTGTACGTGTCGGTGTGA
- a CDS encoding arginase family protein — protein sequence MSGLFHDPLWPRAGEWPSAHDGAETSGPIDVAILGVPTWRTSLSATGAHATPAAVRAALQRYSATLIGPPAVDLDAALSIVDAGDVAEPDGDAGEARVRRAVADLVARGGIVVALGGDNAATVPVAQGAKAGGLITLDAHLDLRDGRSNGSPVRRLIEDGLDPRRIVQIGIADFANSPAYVARAVDLGITLITLDQVRRRPAADLMGDAFAIAGAGAGGVHLDIDVDVCDRSVAPGCPASVPGGLSADALRALVRSAAADARLVSADIVEVDATADSEDGRTVRLAALCVLELLAGRAMR from the coding sequence GTGAGCGGCCTCTTCCACGACCCCCTCTGGCCCCGTGCCGGTGAGTGGCCCTCCGCGCACGACGGCGCCGAGACCTCGGGGCCGATCGACGTCGCGATCCTCGGAGTGCCGACCTGGCGGACCTCGCTGTCGGCGACCGGGGCCCACGCCACCCCCGCCGCCGTCCGCGCGGCGCTGCAGCGTTACAGCGCCACCCTGATCGGTCCGCCCGCGGTCGACCTCGATGCCGCGCTGTCGATCGTCGACGCCGGAGACGTGGCGGAGCCCGACGGCGACGCCGGCGAGGCGCGCGTCCGCCGCGCCGTGGCCGACCTCGTCGCCCGTGGCGGAATCGTCGTCGCGCTCGGGGGCGACAACGCCGCGACCGTGCCGGTCGCCCAGGGCGCGAAGGCGGGCGGCCTCATCACCCTCGACGCGCATCTCGATCTGCGCGACGGCAGGTCGAACGGCTCGCCGGTGCGCCGCCTCATCGAGGACGGGCTCGATCCGCGCCGGATCGTGCAGATCGGCATCGCCGACTTCGCCAACTCCCCGGCATACGTCGCGCGCGCCGTCGATCTCGGGATCACGCTCATCACCCTCGATCAGGTTCGCCGGCGCCCCGCGGCCGATCTCATGGGCGACGCGTTCGCCATCGCGGGAGCCGGTGCAGGCGGCGTGCACCTGGACATCGACGTCGATGTCTGCGACCGCTCGGTCGCGCCGGGGTGCCCGGCCTCGGTTCCGGGCGGGCTGAGCGCCGACGCGCTCCGGGCGCTGGTGCGGTCGGCGGCGGCCGATGCCCGGCTGGTCTCGGCGGATATCGTCGAGGTCGACGCGACGGCCGATTCCGAGGACGGCCGGACGGTGCGGCTGGCGGCCCTGTGCGTTCTGGAGCTTCTGGCGGGAAGGGCGATGCGATGA
- a CDS encoding SixA phosphatase family protein has product MTIELVLARHAKSDWGDPGLRDHDRPLNERGLRDAPRMAARLAETGFRPDALLSSTALRARTTAEAFAAALETAVTLVPDLYGAPPSTLLATASTSGALRVMLVAHNPGMAELADTLSGGRIGEMPTCAVARFRWDDDDWAVVGAVDPNEWHIDTPR; this is encoded by the coding sequence ATGACGATCGAACTGGTGCTGGCGCGACACGCGAAGTCGGACTGGGGCGACCCCGGGCTCCGCGACCATGATCGCCCGCTGAACGAGCGCGGCCTGCGCGATGCGCCGCGGATGGCCGCGCGCCTGGCCGAGACGGGGTTCCGCCCTGATGCGCTGCTGTCCAGCACGGCCCTGCGCGCCCGCACGACCGCTGAGGCCTTCGCCGCGGCGCTCGAGACCGCGGTCACCCTCGTGCCCGACCTGTACGGCGCCCCACCCTCGACGCTCCTCGCCACGGCGTCGACGAGCGGTGCCCTGCGCGTGATGCTCGTCGCCCACAACCCCGGGATGGCCGAGCTCGCCGACACGCTCTCGGGCGGCCGGATCGGCGAGATGCCGACGTGCGCGGTCGCACGGTTCCGCTGGGACGATGACGACTGGGCCGTCGTGGGCGCGGTCGACCCGAACGAGTGGCACATCGACACACCCCGCTGA
- the hutI gene encoding imidazolonepropionase — protein sequence MSATLWTNIGELTTNVARDGDACGTLRDAAVLARDGLIAWVGSARDAPSPGSDTKVVDAAGRALLPGFVDSHTHLVFGGDRADEFEARMAGRPYSAGGIHRTVAATRAAGEGELRERLAGFLRELHRQGTTTVEIKTGYGLTADDEERLARLAAEVTDEVTFLGAHVIPQEYAEDRSGYLDLVCGPMLERCAPLAKWIDVFCEDGAFTGVEARLVLEAGVARGLAPRVHGNQLGEGPGVALAVGLGAASVDHCTFLSDADVGLLAASDTVATLLPGVEFSTRQPYPDARRLIDAGVTVALASDCNPGSSFTSSMPLMIALAVREMGMTVAEAVWAATAGGARALRRSDVGAIATGTKADVLLLDAPTRTHLAYRPGVPIVAAVWKDGEPAA from the coding sequence GTGAGCGCGACGCTGTGGACCAACATCGGCGAACTGACCACCAATGTCGCCCGCGACGGCGACGCGTGCGGCACGCTCCGCGATGCGGCCGTCCTCGCGCGGGACGGCCTCATCGCGTGGGTCGGGTCCGCTCGAGACGCACCGTCGCCCGGCTCCGACACGAAAGTGGTGGATGCCGCGGGCCGGGCCCTCTTGCCGGGGTTCGTCGACTCTCACACCCACCTGGTGTTCGGGGGCGACCGCGCCGACGAGTTCGAGGCGCGGATGGCCGGCAGGCCCTATTCCGCCGGTGGCATACATCGCACCGTCGCGGCCACGCGCGCGGCCGGTGAGGGGGAGTTGCGCGAGCGCCTCGCGGGATTCCTGCGCGAACTGCACCGTCAGGGCACCACCACCGTGGAGATCAAGACCGGGTACGGGCTCACCGCGGACGACGAGGAGCGGCTCGCACGTCTGGCGGCCGAGGTGACCGATGAGGTGACCTTCCTCGGGGCTCACGTGATTCCGCAGGAGTACGCCGAGGACCGGAGCGGCTACCTCGACCTCGTCTGCGGACCGATGCTCGAGCGCTGCGCACCTCTGGCGAAGTGGATCGACGTCTTCTGCGAAGACGGCGCCTTCACCGGGGTAGAGGCGCGCCTGGTCTTGGAGGCGGGTGTCGCGCGGGGCCTCGCGCCCCGCGTGCACGGGAATCAGCTCGGAGAGGGGCCGGGCGTCGCCCTGGCGGTGGGCCTCGGCGCGGCATCCGTCGATCACTGCACGTTCCTCAGCGACGCCGATGTGGGTCTTCTCGCGGCGTCGGACACGGTCGCCACGCTCCTACCCGGCGTGGAGTTCTCCACACGGCAGCCCTATCCCGACGCCCGGCGCCTCATCGACGCGGGGGTGACCGTCGCCCTCGCGAGCGACTGCAACCCCGGGTCGAGCTTCACCAGTTCGATGCCGCTCATGATCGCCCTCGCGGTGCGCGAAATGGGGATGACGGTCGCCGAGGCGGTGTGGGCGGCGACGGCGGGGGGAGCCCGTGCACTGCGGCGCAGCGATGTCGGGGCGATCGCGACCGGCACGAAGGCGGATGTGCTGCTGCTGGACGCGCCGACGCGGACGCATCTGGCCTACCGGCCGGGTGTGCCGATCGTCGCGGCGGTCTGGAAAGACGGAGAACCCGCCGCGTAG
- a CDS encoding urocanate hydratase — protein sequence MTDIHAPARSIRAPRGAERTAKSWGAEAAKRMLMNNLDPEVAERPDDLVVYGGTGKAARSWEAYDAIIRTLDELEPDETLLVQSGKPVGVFRTHEWAPRVLIANSNLVGDWATWPEFRRLEHLGLTMYGQMTAGSWIYIGTQGILQGTYETFAAVARSMGRDDLAGTLTLTGGCGGMGGAQPLAVTLNGGAVLIVDVDESRLARRVEHGYLDEYTTDLDAAVARVVAARSAGQALSVGVVGNAAEVFPELLRRGTPIDIVTDQTSAHDPLSYLPVGVSVEEWHVEAEHDPAEFTRRARASMAAQVAAMVGFQDAGAEVFDYGNSIRAEAQLGGFDRAFAFPGFVPAYIRPQFAEGRGPFRWVALSGDPEDIRKTDDAVKTLFPENAGLVRWLDKAGGAVQFEGLPARICWLGYQERHLAGLRFNEMVASGELAGPIVIGRDHLDAGSVASPYRETEAMADGSDAIADWPLLNALLNTASGASWVSIHHGGGVGIGRSIHAGQVTVADGTPLAAEKLARVLVNDPGTGVMRHVDAGYERAREVAAERGLTVPMP from the coding sequence ATGACCGACATCCATGCACCTGCCCGCTCGATCCGTGCGCCGCGGGGGGCCGAGCGAACCGCCAAGAGCTGGGGAGCGGAGGCTGCCAAGCGCATGCTCATGAACAATCTCGACCCCGAGGTCGCCGAGCGGCCCGACGACCTCGTCGTCTACGGCGGCACCGGAAAAGCCGCCCGCTCGTGGGAGGCCTACGACGCGATCATCCGCACCCTCGACGAGCTCGAACCCGATGAGACGCTGCTCGTGCAGTCGGGCAAGCCCGTCGGCGTCTTCCGCACGCATGAGTGGGCGCCTCGCGTGCTCATCGCCAACTCGAACCTCGTCGGCGACTGGGCGACATGGCCCGAGTTCCGTCGCCTCGAGCACCTGGGCCTGACGATGTACGGCCAGATGACCGCCGGTTCGTGGATCTACATCGGCACGCAGGGCATCCTGCAGGGGACGTACGAGACCTTCGCCGCCGTCGCGCGGTCGATGGGGCGCGACGATCTCGCCGGCACCCTGACCCTGACCGGGGGATGCGGCGGCATGGGGGGCGCGCAGCCGCTCGCCGTCACCCTCAACGGGGGAGCGGTGCTCATCGTCGACGTCGACGAATCGCGCCTCGCGCGCCGCGTCGAGCACGGCTACCTCGACGAGTACACGACCGATCTCGACGCGGCCGTCGCTCGGGTCGTCGCCGCCCGATCCGCGGGCCAGGCGCTCTCCGTCGGGGTGGTGGGGAACGCAGCGGAGGTGTTCCCCGAGCTTCTGCGTCGGGGCACGCCGATCGACATCGTCACCGATCAGACCAGCGCGCACGATCCGCTCTCCTACCTGCCCGTCGGCGTCTCGGTGGAGGAGTGGCACGTCGAGGCCGAGCACGACCCGGCGGAGTTCACGCGGCGGGCACGCGCGTCGATGGCCGCGCAGGTGGCGGCGATGGTGGGCTTCCAGGATGCCGGCGCCGAGGTCTTCGACTACGGCAACTCGATCCGCGCCGAGGCGCAGCTGGGCGGCTTCGATCGGGCCTTCGCCTTCCCCGGCTTCGTGCCGGCCTACATCCGTCCGCAGTTCGCCGAGGGGCGCGGCCCGTTCCGCTGGGTGGCGCTGTCGGGTGACCCCGAAGACATCCGCAAGACCGACGATGCCGTCAAAACGCTGTTCCCTGAGAACGCGGGGCTCGTGCGCTGGCTCGACAAGGCCGGCGGCGCGGTGCAGTTCGAGGGGCTCCCGGCGCGCATCTGCTGGCTCGGCTACCAGGAGCGCCACCTCGCAGGCCTGAGGTTCAACGAGATGGTCGCCTCCGGCGAACTCGCCGGGCCCATCGTGATCGGGCGCGATCACCTCGACGCCGGCTCCGTGGCCTCCCCATACCGCGAGACCGAGGCGATGGCCGACGGTTCGGATGCGATCGCCGACTGGCCGCTGCTGAACGCGCTGCTGAACACGGCGTCGGGCGCGTCGTGGGTGTCGATCCATCACGGTGGCGGCGTGGGCATCGGGCGGTCGATCCACGCGGGTCAGGTCACCGTCGCCGACGGAACGCCGCTCGCGGCCGAGAAGCTCGCCCGCGTGCTCGTCAACGACCCGGGAACCGGCGTCATGCGCCACGTCGACGCCGGCTACGAACGCGCCCGGGAGGTCGCCGCCGAACGCGGGTTGACGGTGCCGATGCCGTGA